TGTACAAAACATTTATAAAAAACTTCCGGTATTAAATGCACAGGAATACATGTTCATTATGGACGAAGCACGTTCAAACGACGGCTCTGCTTTGTTCGATTGGCAAGATAAGATTGTAAACGGAAATACATTTTTAAACAGCAACTTTCCTGGCGGATTAGGAACCGAGTATGGCCAATACGTTTGGGACAAATTGCAAAGCGGCTGGGAAGGCACCAACTGGATTGACGAAATGACTCAGGATAATGCTCCTGTTCAAAGTCACTCTATTAATATTACCGGCGCCTCAGACGACATTACTTACTCCGCAGGTTTTTCGTATTTCGATCAAACGGGTTTGCTTGGTGGAGAAATTACTGATGCCGGGTATAAGCGTATGACTGCCCGACTGAACACCAACTTCATTTTGAAAAGAAGAGCCAACGATAAAAAGTTATTGAGTGTGGGTGAAAACTTTACCTATACCAATACAGAAAACCGTTCGGTGGCTACCGGAAACATTTACTGGAACGACCTACACAACGCACTGGTAAAAACGCCATTATCACCCCTATACTGGGATAATGAAAATATTAATCACTGGACAAGTGGTTACTCACCAACCCTTGAAGGTATTTCAATGGGCGATCATAACCCGGTTGCACAAATGTACTACCGCCATAATAACAACTGGAGCAAAGGGAACACCTTTGTAGGCAACGTATATGGCGAGTTGGAACCTATTGATAATTTAGTTATCAGATCATCGTTTGGTATTGATGCATGGTTTGGGCACAGCCGCTCGTACAGCGAAACATACCAGTTTGCCACACAATACCAAAATACTACCGATGGCACTCAAATGGATATGTACCGTGGAGTAAACTTCACCTGGACAAATACTGCTGCGTATGATTTTAGTATCAACGACGATCATAAATTTTCGGTATTAATTGGAACCGAGATGTTGAAAAACGAATTGAACTTAAATGTTGGCGGTAGCAAAAACAACACGCTTTTCGGTGATGCAGAACACGCTTACCTTAATAACACAAACAACCCGGAAGTTGTTAGCGATATTGGAACATGGGGTGCCGACTACGCTGCTCAAGGCGGTGGATTAATGTCGTATATGGGACGTATGTCGTATAACTACAAAGAGAAATACATGGCCGATTTCACCATGCGTGCTGATGGTTCGTCAAACTTTGCCAAAGGAAATCGCTGGGGCTATTTCCCATCAGTTTCGGCAGGCTGGAACTTCAGCGAAGAAGATTTCATGAGTGACTTTGCTTTACTGAACTACGGAAAATTGCGCGCCAGCTGGGGACAAAATGGTAACCAGAACATCGACAATTTTATCTACAGTTCAAATATTGCTTACAAAGATCAGGGCTATTATTTCGGCCCTAATAAAGACGTACCACAACAGGCAGCAATTCCTGCAAACGTACCAAACCCCGATGTAACCTGGGAAACATCAGAACAATTAAACTTTGGTATTGACACCCGCTGGCTTGATTCAAGACTGGGTTTAACTGCCGACTGGTATAAAAAAACTACAAAAGACTGGCTGGTTGTTGCTCCTATTTTAGGAACATTTGGTGCCGGTGCGCCATATATTAATGGAGGTGATATTGAAAACACCGGTTTTGAATTTGCACTGTCGTGGAACGATAGAATTTCAGACTTTAAATACGGCGCTACTATAACCGGCGCTTACAATAAAAACGAAGTAACAAAACTAGCTAATGCCGAAGGAATCATTACCGGTTCCGGACACGTACTTTCGCAAGGAACATCTTATATCTCGCGAGTAGAAGTGGGGCAACCAATCGGATTTTTCTACGGATTCGAAACCGATGGTTTAATGCAAAACCAGGACGAAGTTGATGCTTATACTACAGCCGACGGAACTCCAATAGTTATTGAAGCTGAACCGGATACGCCACGTCAACCGGGAGATGTACGTTTTGTAGATCAAAACGGCGATGGAACTATCAACGACAACGATAAAGTAATGCTGGGAAAACCAACTCCTGATTTCGAGCTGGGTATTCAGTTAAACGCCGAGTACAAAGGCTTTTATGCAAACACCACTTTGTCTGGTAAAATTGGTCTTCAGGTTATGCAATCATACCGTTCATTTGCCGATCAGCTGAACCAGAACTATACCACTCAGGTTTTTGATCGCTGGCACGGAGAAGGAACTTCAAACCGAATGCCACGATTAACCTATGCGACTACAGCTAACACACAGCTAATATCCGACATTTACATGCACGATGCTGATTACCTGCGTATAAACAACCTTACGTTTGGATACCGGTTCGATAAAATGCTGACTGATATCGACTGGATGAAAGCAGCAAGTGTATATGTATCAGTAAACAACCTGCATACATTCACTAAATACGACGGAATGGATCCTGAAGTAGGTTATGCGCCTGATTCATGGGCTTCTGGTGTTGATCTGGGATTATATCCTCTGCCTCGTACGGTTATGTTTGGTGTTAACGTAACATTTTAATTGAGATGAACGATTCTAAAAAAACAGAATTAGTGAATAAAAATAAAGAACAGATTATGAAGAAGTTATTATATATAATGGCTGTTGGAGTAATGATCATGGTCACTTCGTGTCAGGATTTACTCGATACAGAAAACCTGTATAATAAAAACCTCGACAGTTTTTATCGTACTCCAACTGATATCAATGAAGCGATGAACGGTGTTTACAATGCACTGTTTGTAAATGGCCCGCACAGTAACGAACATGTGGCTGCCAACTTACTTAGCGATGTAATGCTGGGTGGCGGTGGCCCCGACGACGTTTCGGCAAAAAATGTCGATCAGTTTCAGGATCCCTCAGAAGATACTTACCGTGATTTGTGGGTAGAAACCTACAATGGTGTTAGTAGAGCGAATGCAATTATTGAAGCCGTAACCGACGGTGATTTTTCAGCCTATTTTGATACTGCTGAAGAAGCAGCGGTTTTTAAAAATAATACATTGGGAGAAGCCTATTTTATGCGTGGTTTCTTGATGTACCGAGCTGCACGTTTCTTTGGAGGTATGCCTTTAATTGCCACTTCCGAATCAGATCGAAAAGCACCACGTGCATCCTTATCAGATACATGGGCATTTATTGCTTCCGATTTTAAAACAGCAGCCGAAACACTGCCACGAATTAGTGCCGAAGCGGCTTCAATCAAAGACTATGGTCACGCCAACATTTGGGTAGCTAAAAGTTATATCGCACGTGCTTACTTGTACTACACCGGCTACATGACGAACGTTGAAGGCCAGGCAACCGATGTATTGCCTTTGCCTGAAGGTGGAAGTATTTCAAAAGCTGAAGTTGTTACACATATCGAAGATGTTATTGATAACAGTGGATTCCATTTAGCCAGTGATTTCCGTAACTTGTGGCCATACTCGTATGTAAACGAAAGTGCCCGCACATATAATCCTGAAGCAACCGATCCGGTATTGCCTTGGGCAGAAAATCCCGACGGTGCAGACCCTGAAGTTCCTTTGGCATGGGTTGGACAGGATGGTCCTAACTCAACAGTTGGAACTGGCAACTACGAAGTAATGTTTGCTCTGCGTTATGGTCTTGGAAACTGGGATTACGACGGTGGAACAGGACAAAAATTCAATAACCGTGTACCTTTATTCTTTGGAATTCGCGATCACTCAATGGTTCCATTCGGACAAGGTTGGGGATGGGGAACAGTACATTCTGATTTTTATGATCAGTGGTCAAATGACGACCCAAGAAAAGAAGGCTCGGTTTTGAATTTAAACACAAAAGACCCAAACATGGGACTATCTGATTGGAATATTGGAAAAGGCGACCACAATACTGGCTTAGTAAACAAAAAATACACCACCTTACAGCATGATGGCCCTGACGGTGTTAAAGGTATGTTCTTTTATCTCTACAATATGTCGCACGGCGATCCAATGCAGTTGTGGGCAGCACAAGATTTCTATTACCTGCGCTTTGCCGATGTACTATTAATGCATTCTGAATTAACCGAAACAGCAAACGGCATAAACCTGGTTCGCGAACGCGCCGGATTAGAGCCGATTAGCTATTCGTTAGCTGCACTTAAAACCGAACGTTTGCACGAGCTTGCTTTTGAAGGGTTACGCTGGTTCGACCTGGTACGCTGGGGAGATGTTGCAACTAGCAACAACTTCTATAACGACCAGATCACAGTTAATAACTCTGGAGTTGAAGCGCCCTATGAAATTTCATACCGAGCAGAAACAAAAGGACTTGTGCCAATTCCAGAGTCGGAAATACGCTTATCAAACGGTGTTTACGAGCAAAATCCGGGATGGTAATTAATTTGAAAACTAAAAAATTGAATAAGATGAAATTAAAAAATATATATGCCATTTTTCTGATGGTTATTGTTTTGATGTTTTCTTCCTGCGATCCTATCGAAGACAGAGACATGCTGGCGAATAGTTTCGATCCTGAAAACATTGAATTGGAAGTAGTACAAGCTACCGATGGCGGTAACAAATTGTCCTTACGAATGAATACCGAAGGAGTTACCGGATATTGGGATTATATCATTGATAAAAAATCCAGCGACCGTGTTGAGGTAGTTTTCCCGTTTACCGGAACGCACACTTTTACTTACCATGTTACAACACCATACATGCCTAATAATGAGCCGGGAACAACCGAGTTTATTGAAAAAGAAGTTTCGGTTGATATAGCTCAGCTAGACGAAGCATTGCCTGAAGCTTATTACAAACTGGTTGGACAAAACCTTGAAGGTAAAACCTGGGTTTTTGACGGTGGTCCTGAGCCTGACGGACGTTTGTGGTACTTTATGTCGGCAGACAATAACCCCGATGGACATATGAGCCCCTGGTGGAATGCTGCAGGAGATTGTTGTCCTCCGCCGGATGCTGCAGGTAAAATGGTATTCGATTTGGCTGGAGGCGCCAACTACACCTACTATGCTGGTCCCGATGCAGAGCCTGTTCATGGTAACTTCGTATTTAATGCAGATTATACCGCTTTAACCATTGCCGGAGGAGCAAAAATTCTGGGACATATTGCTCAGGATGGAAATCAGAACGGTACTGATGATGGAAAACTTAGTATTATGACTCTTACTGATGATAAATTGGTACTGTACAATCCTAAAAGTAAAGGATATGGTACCGGTTGGACATGGGTGTTCGTTCCTGCTGAATAATAACAAACAGAAATTTAAAATATTGGCTGTTGAGCCAATTCAGTTTGATAGTTTAGTTAGAAAATGGGGAGAGTTTCTCTCCCCATTTTTATCAACTTTCATCAATTTTAGGGTTCTTATTCCTTGGGCTTCTCGTAAATCTTTGCGCCTGTAGCAATTGAAAACCGGGTAGTAATCACATCAAATTTTCAAAATTCTTATGCTTAAATCATTTAACAAACAAAAACGAAACTGGCATTTGCTGGCACTTCTAATTCTTATTACTCCTTTTAACGGGTGCAGCAAAGAGACAACAGATGCAGGCTTCATTGCCGATTTTTCGCATTCATTTATTGATGACAACAACGTTCGATTCACCAACGAAACCGAAGGAGAATACTGGCGAATGGAATGGGATTTTGGCAATGGAATTACGGAAACCACCATTTCGAAAACAGAAGAAATTACAACTTACTATCCTGAAGCCGGCGATTATGAAGTTACGCTGCAGGTAACAAATACTGACGACGAGGTTAAATCGGTTTCCAAAGTGGTAAAGATTGCACACACTGATTTTGCCGTTGATTTTTCTACAAATATCAATACTCAAAATCCGAACTATGTTCACCTACAAAATACAAGCATCGGCGATTTCGATTCGTTTAAATGGAAATTCAGAAATAAAATTATTGAAGACGAGAATACCACGCAGGCCTATTTCCCATATGCTGGAACTTATGCTGTGGAATTAGTGGGAACAAAAGACGGTGAGACTTTCACCTCTAAACAAAACATTTCAATTGCTGCCAACGACTCTGAATACTTCTCGAAATTAGAATTGGTTTGGGAAGATAATTTTGATGGAAACGCAGTAAATACCGACAACTGGACATTTGAAACCGGCTCGGGCGGCTGGGGAAACAACGAATTGCAAAATTACACCGCCGGCAACAATGCAACGGTTCAGGATGGAATCCTTACCATTACTGCCGAAAAAGTAAACGACAATAAAGTTCCCGGGTCTTACACTTCAACCCGCATTATTACCAGCGGCAAACAAGAATTCACTTACGGACGAATGGAAATACGTGCCAAACTGCCTTCGGGAACAGGAATCTGGCCGGCAATCTGGATGCTGGGTGCCAACATTGGCAGTGCTGGCTGGCCCGCCTGTGGCGAAATTGATATTATGGAATACGTGGGATACCAACCTAACACCGTGCATGCAACGGTGCATACTTCGGCAGGTTCCGGAGGAGATGGAAGCGGAAGCAGCAAAACGCTCAATACGGCCGAAGAAGAATTTCATGTTTACGGAGTATTTTGGACCGAAAAGGAAATGGTTTTCTATACCGATTCACCTGAAAATGTGACTCATCGATATGCACCTTCAAATAAAACCAGCGACAACTGGCCGTTCGACAAACCACAGTTTTTTATCCTGAATGTGGCTGTTGGTGGTAACTGGGGAGGTGCCCAGGGAATCGACAACTCCATCTTCCCTCAATCAATGGAGGTGGATTACGTGCGCGTTTATCAGGAAATGTAGAACAAAAACTAACTATAATGAAGATTAGAGCTTTAACATTGATTATTGGAACCTGGCTAGCAACAGGTTGTACAACAACATTAACCGACAATCCCGATCCGGTAGAACAAAAAATTAACAGCCTGTTAAGTGAGATGACACTGGATGAAAAGATAGGCCAGATGCAACAGGTTAACGACGGTTTCTTTGGCGACGAAGAAGCAACAAAACAAGCCATTAGAGACGGCAAAGTTGGCTCATTTTTGAACACAACTGGAGCCGACCGGGTTGCAGAATTCCAGCGTGTTGCATTGGAAGAAAGTGAACATGGAATTCCTCTGCTTTTTGGGCGCGATGTAATTCACGGATATCGCACTATTTTCCCTATTCCCCTGGGAATGGCATCCTCGTGGGAGCCCGAACTGGCTGAAAAGGCGATGCGTATTTCAGCTATCGAAGCCTCATCGATGGGAATTAACTGGACATTTGCACCAATGATGGATGTTACCTGGGATCCGCGTTGGGGCCGAATTGCTGAAAGTTGCGGTGAAGATCCACTGCTTACTTCAGAATTTGCAGCTGCCATGGTAAGAGGATTTCAGGGCGACCTAAGTGATCCAACAGCAGTAGCAGCCTGCGCCAAACACTTTGTTGGTTACGGAATGTCGGAAGCCGGCCGTGATTATAATACCACATACATTCCGGAGCCGCTGCTCAGAAACGTACACCTTCGCCCATTTAAAGCTGCAGCCGATGCCGGAGCATTAACCTTTATGTCGGCATTTAACGACTTAAACGGGGTACCAACATCTGGAAATGAATTCACCCTAAAGCAAATTTTGCGCAACGAATGGAACTACAAAGGAATGGTGGTTAGCGACTGGGGATCGATTGAAGAAATGATCAACCATGGTTTTGCTGCCGATAAAAAACAAGCCGCTGAAATTGCCGCCAAAGCCGGTGTCGATATGGAAATGGCAACAACCTGTTACGCCGATAATTTAAAAACCTTGATTAAAGAGGGCGTGATCACTGAAGATATGATCGATACTTATGTTGGCAATATTTTGCGTGTAAAGTTTAAACTGGGACTGTTCGATAAACCATACGACAATCACGTTTCAACCGATACCATTTTGGCTCCAAGCCATTTGACAGTATCGCGCGAAGCAGCACGAAAAAGTATGGTTTTGCTGAAAAACGACAATAACACCTTGCCCATTTCAAAAAATATTCATTCCCTGGCAGTAGTCGGACCGCTTGCCGATGCCGCACGCGATCAGTTGGGAACCTGGATTTTCGACGGACAAGGCGAAGACTCAACAACGCCCAAACAAGCTTTTGGCGAAATTCTTGGCTCGAGAATGAATTTTGTATCCGGATTGGAATACAGCCGCGATAAATCGACAAAAGGATTTGCAGAAGCCGTTGCTACCGCCAAACGTTCTGATGCTATTTTATTCTTTGCCGGCGAAGAGTCAATTCTTTCGGGCGAAGCAAATGCTCGTGGAATTATTGATCTTCCGGGTGTTCAAACCGAACTGATTACCGAATTGAGAAAAACAGGCAAACCGCTTATTTTGGTGGTAATGGCCGGAAGACCGTTGGGAATTGGTGCCGAAATGGAAATGGCCGATGCCGTACTTTATGCCTGGCATCCGGGAACAATGGCCGGGCCTGCACTAGCCGACCTGATTTTTGGCGACTATTCTCCGTCAGGGAAATTACCTGTAACCTTTGTAAAAGGTGCCGGACAAATTCCGTTTTACTATTATCGTAAAAACACCGGCCGCCCTGCAACCGAAGATGATGTTACCTACATTGACGACATTCCGCGCAATTCAAAACAACTATCACTCGGTTTTAAATCCATGCATATTGATTATGGAGTTACTCCTCTCCTGCCCTTTGGATTTGGATTGAGTTACACCGAGTTTGAATACGAAAATCTAAAACTGTCGTCGAACGAAATGGCAACAAATGGATCAATTACCGTTTCGGCCGATATTAAAAACATAGGCAACTACGAAACTGAAGAGATTGTGCAGCTATACGTACACGACAAAGTGGGTAGTATTACCCGACCTATTAAAGAGTTAAAAGGTTTTGAGAAGATTAACCTCAAACCGGGCGATGTAAAAACAGTAAGCTTTGAGCTAAAAGCTGAAGACTTACAGTTTTTTAACGGAGACGATTATGTAATCGAGCCCGGAGATTTTGAAGTTTGGATTGGTCCGAATTCGGATGAAGGACTAAAGGGAGCATTTGTGTTAAAATAATTGTGTTTTAAAACGCCATTTGAAGAATTATATATTGCTAAAAGAAGAGATTATTCATAGTTGGTTTATCCAGCAAAAAAAGGGGAAACACGAATGTGTTTCCCCTTTTTTATGCCTGTTATGGTACATGCACAAAATTTTTAGTATTGAATAAATGTGTAATCTTATTTTTCGGCAAAGAAATAATTTCAGCCCCACAAGCAATTGACATAAAAAACATTAGGCGCAATAAATGTTGGTGGTTTATTAAACAATTTATTTAAATTTGTTTTGAAACCTAGATGAATGAATGTCCGAAATAATAGACCTACATAAAATTTTATCGGCACTGGCGCAAGACGATGAAGCTTCTTTAGAAAAGCTTTTCAACTATTATTATCCGAGGTTGTTCAATTTCTCAAAATCTATTTTAAAGCTGGAAGACGGTATTGACGATATTTTGCAGGAGGTTTTTGTGAAGATCTGGAAAAACCGTAAAAACATAAATTCTGCAGCTACTTTCAATTCGTATATTTTTATCATCACCCGAAATCTTTTGTTAAACGAACTAAGGAGGCAGCTAAGCTTTCAAAATACGAAAGAAGAAGTTAAACGACTTTCGTTGGCAAACGAATACTCTTTATCCGAGCAAATCGACTACCAGGAACTGAAAGAAAAAATTGATGCTTTCGTAGAAGAACTTCCTGACCGTCAGAAGGAGGTTTTTTTACTAAGTCGTAGTGAGGGACTGTCGCATAAAGAAATAGCGGAAAAACTTGGAATTAAGCCTAAAACTGTAGAATACCACATTACATTGGCAGTCAGGTGTCTGAAGGAGAAAATCACAGGTATTGGAATACTCTCGTTGCTCTATTTCTATCTTTTTTTCTAGAATTATCTGATTTCTCACTGGGGATATCTCTTTTTGCTGTGTACTTAATAATAGAAGACACAAAATGAACAGATTATTCAATAAGTACTACCGATCATTGCTGAATCCCGATGAGTTTTCAGAAGTATCAGAGTTTTTTTCGGAAGCAAAAAACGAGACGCGCATTTTTAACATGATGAAGCCATTTTGGGAAGAAGAACTAACAAAGTCTCTTGATTCAAAACGTTCGAATTCCGACTTGTATTCCAAAATTAAAGAATTTGTATTGCTCGATAAGCAAAAACGGCTTGGCAGAAAAATCAAATTTTATACATGGAGCCTGCGTATAGCAGCTGTCTTTATCATTGGATTGTTGTTAAGTACTGTTTTTCTGTTTCAGGAATCGCGGGTACAATATTCCGATCAAATACAAACAATTACAACTCCGTACGGAGCAAAAATGAATTATACCTTACCTGATGGTTCAATAGTCTGGTTAAACTCCGCGTCAACATTTTCATATGCTGCAAAGTTTGGGAAAACACGATCGGTAACTTTGGTCGGAGAAGCTTTTTTTGAGGTAGAAAAAGATTCGAAACCATTTATTGTGGCAACCAATCACGGCACGGTGGAAGTGAAGGGAACTTCATTTAATGTTAAAGCTTATGCCGACGATAACGACTTTGAAACAACACTGGAGGAGGGATCAGTTGTTTTTAAGGTAAAAAACGCTGGTAATGAAGTTACCCTTAAACCCGGAGAGCAAGTGAGCAAAACAGAATCAGGGTATACGGTAAAAAAAGTTGAAACAAAATATTTCACCTCGTGGAAAGAAGGGAAGTTACTATTTAACCGCGAGCCTTTCCCAAGTTTCATTAAAAAGCTCGAACGATGGTACAACGTAAAAATCGAGTATTCAGATCCGAAACTTAACGATTTATGGTACACCGGAACAATAGAAATGGAAAGCATTAGCGAAGTAATGGAAATGATCAGTAAAGCTGCACCTGTTTCTTATCACTTTAATAATAAAACACGCGTATTCACAATAAAAGCAAAATAAAACAAACGAAATAGAATTGCCTATGATATAAACGTAATGCCTGCTCAGCTACCAGGCAAAAAAAAGAAGCAAGAACTCGTCCTTCCTGCTTCTTAAAAGTGGTTGAAAAATAATTGAGTTACTTATTCAAACCAATTCAAAATTATGGAAAAAAATCTAACTATCCATGGACTAAGTCCGTGTGTTTTGAAAATGCTTAAAGTTATGAAACTAACGATCTTTTTGTTGCTGACAACCTTTATCGGAGTATTTGCTTCTGAGTCGTACTCCCAAACAGCAAGATTGTCATTGAAAGCAGACCAAATTTCACTAGAAAACTTCCTTATTAAAATTGAGGAACAAAGCGAGTTCCGCTTTTTCTACACCGGCGAAATCGACGTTGAAAGAAAAGTTTCCGGCGAATTCAGAAACAAAAGAATTATGGATGTATTGGATGCAATATCCGAAGAAGCCGGCATAAGATACGAAGTAATGGGGCGCCAGATCATTCTTTCTCCTGAGTATTCAGAAATGGTGATTCGAAGCATCCAGCAGCAGAGACAGATTTCGGGGAAGGTTACTGACTCTGGTGGGAATCCTTTGCCAGGTGTAACAATTATTATAAAAGGTACAACAAACGGAACCATTAGTAATGCTGACGGAACTTTTGAGATACAAAACATTCCGGAGAATGCAACCCTTACTTTTTCATTTGTAGGAATGAAAACTCAGGAGATTCAAGTTAGCGGACAAAGTGAAATTAATGTTTCATTGATCGAGGAATCGATTGGAATTGATGAAGTTGTGGCAATAGGATATGGGTCAATAAAGAAAAGTGATCTTACCGGAGCGTTATCTCAGGTAAAGTCAGATGAAATTGCAGCTTATCCTTCTATTGATATGGTGCAGGCTTTGCAAGGAAGAACGTCGGGTGTTCAAATACAGTCGAACAATGGAGAGCCAGGATCATCGTATAAAGTACGAATTAGGGGGGCAACTTCTATAAATTCTTCTTCTGATCCCTTGTACGTGGTAGATGGTTTCCCTGGTGGATATGCTCCTCCAGCAGAAGACATTGAATCTATTGAGATTTTGAAAGACGCATCTGCTACAGCAATTTATGGTTCGCGTGGAGCTAATGGGGTAATCCTGATAACAACCAAACGCGGAAAGACAGGGAAAGCTATAGTTGAGCTAAATTCATCCTATTCTTTTCAAACTGCAATAAACAAATTAGATTTACTCAATAAAGACCAGTTTACAGATTATATTACAGAGATATCACCAACTGCACTTGATGGACAATTGATAGGGCCGGGAACAGACTGGCAGGATGAAATCTTTAGAAATGGAGGAGTTCAAAATTATCAATTATCTTTTAAGGGAGGA
This is a stretch of genomic DNA from uncultured Draconibacterium sp.. It encodes these proteins:
- a CDS encoding RagB/SusD family nutrient uptake outer membrane protein — its product is MKKLLYIMAVGVMIMVTSCQDLLDTENLYNKNLDSFYRTPTDINEAMNGVYNALFVNGPHSNEHVAANLLSDVMLGGGGPDDVSAKNVDQFQDPSEDTYRDLWVETYNGVSRANAIIEAVTDGDFSAYFDTAEEAAVFKNNTLGEAYFMRGFLMYRAARFFGGMPLIATSESDRKAPRASLSDTWAFIASDFKTAAETLPRISAEAASIKDYGHANIWVAKSYIARAYLYYTGYMTNVEGQATDVLPLPEGGSISKAEVVTHIEDVIDNSGFHLASDFRNLWPYSYVNESARTYNPEATDPVLPWAENPDGADPEVPLAWVGQDGPNSTVGTGNYEVMFALRYGLGNWDYDGGTGQKFNNRVPLFFGIRDHSMVPFGQGWGWGTVHSDFYDQWSNDDPRKEGSVLNLNTKDPNMGLSDWNIGKGDHNTGLVNKKYTTLQHDGPDGVKGMFFYLYNMSHGDPMQLWAAQDFYYLRFADVLLMHSELTETANGINLVRERAGLEPISYSLAALKTERLHELAFEGLRWFDLVRWGDVATSNNFYNDQITVNNSGVEAPYEISYRAETKGLVPIPESEIRLSNGVYEQNPGW
- a CDS encoding TonB-dependent receptor, producing MKEKQMMRKILMLLLVAFFSMGAFAQEIALKGVVTSADDNQPLPGVTITLEGTTNGTVTDFDGNYELAVPSNAVLVFSYIGMKPQTINVEGRTQINVQLEADLFNVDEVVVVGYGVQKKALVTGANANVKGEQLAELNTSNAMEALQGMASGVNITRNNGAPGAGTKVTIRGAGTIGNASPLYIVDGVSVGNIDYLSPSDIESIDVLKDAASAAIYGSRAANGVILVTTKKGTAGAEPVITYDGYYGVQNIYKKLPVLNAQEYMFIMDEARSNDGSALFDWQDKIVNGNTFLNSNFPGGLGTEYGQYVWDKLQSGWEGTNWIDEMTQDNAPVQSHSINITGASDDITYSAGFSYFDQTGLLGGEITDAGYKRMTARLNTNFILKRRANDKKLLSVGENFTYTNTENRSVATGNIYWNDLHNALVKTPLSPLYWDNENINHWTSGYSPTLEGISMGDHNPVAQMYYRHNNNWSKGNTFVGNVYGELEPIDNLVIRSSFGIDAWFGHSRSYSETYQFATQYQNTTDGTQMDMYRGVNFTWTNTAAYDFSINDDHKFSVLIGTEMLKNELNLNVGGSKNNTLFGDAEHAYLNNTNNPEVVSDIGTWGADYAAQGGGLMSYMGRMSYNYKEKYMADFTMRADGSSNFAKGNRWGYFPSVSAGWNFSEEDFMSDFALLNYGKLRASWGQNGNQNIDNFIYSSNIAYKDQGYYFGPNKDVPQQAAIPANVPNPDVTWETSEQLNFGIDTRWLDSRLGLTADWYKKTTKDWLVVAPILGTFGAGAPYINGGDIENTGFEFALSWNDRISDFKYGATITGAYNKNEVTKLANAEGIITGSGHVLSQGTSYISRVEVGQPIGFFYGFETDGLMQNQDEVDAYTTADGTPIVIEAEPDTPRQPGDVRFVDQNGDGTINDNDKVMLGKPTPDFELGIQLNAEYKGFYANTTLSGKIGLQVMQSYRSFADQLNQNYTTQVFDRWHGEGTSNRMPRLTYATTANTQLISDIYMHDADYLRINNLTFGYRFDKMLTDIDWMKAASVYVSVNNLHTFTKYDGMDPEVGYAPDSWASGVDLGLYPLPRTVMFGVNVTF
- a CDS encoding RNA polymerase sigma-70 factor, yielding MSEIIDLHKILSALAQDDEASLEKLFNYYYPRLFNFSKSILKLEDGIDDILQEVFVKIWKNRKNINSAATFNSYIFIITRNLLLNELRRQLSFQNTKEEVKRLSLANEYSLSEQIDYQELKEKIDAFVEELPDRQKEVFLLSRSEGLSHKEIAEKLGIKPKTVEYHITLAVRCLKEKITGIGILSLLYFYLFF
- a CDS encoding FecR family protein, with the protein product MNRLFNKYYRSLLNPDEFSEVSEFFSEAKNETRIFNMMKPFWEEELTKSLDSKRSNSDLYSKIKEFVLLDKQKRLGRKIKFYTWSLRIAAVFIIGLLLSTVFLFQESRVQYSDQIQTITTPYGAKMNYTLPDGSIVWLNSASTFSYAAKFGKTRSVTLVGEAFFEVEKDSKPFIVATNHGTVEVKGTSFNVKAYADDNDFETTLEEGSVVFKVKNAGNEVTLKPGEQVSKTESGYTVKKVETKYFTSWKEGKLLFNREPFPSFIKKLERWYNVKIEYSDPKLNDLWYTGTIEMESISEVMEMISKAAPVSYHFNNKTRVFTIKAK
- a CDS encoding family 16 glycosylhydrolase, whose product is MLKSFNKQKRNWHLLALLILITPFNGCSKETTDAGFIADFSHSFIDDNNVRFTNETEGEYWRMEWDFGNGITETTISKTEEITTYYPEAGDYEVTLQVTNTDDEVKSVSKVVKIAHTDFAVDFSTNINTQNPNYVHLQNTSIGDFDSFKWKFRNKIIEDENTTQAYFPYAGTYAVELVGTKDGETFTSKQNISIAANDSEYFSKLELVWEDNFDGNAVNTDNWTFETGSGGWGNNELQNYTAGNNATVQDGILTITAEKVNDNKVPGSYTSTRIITSGKQEFTYGRMEIRAKLPSGTGIWPAIWMLGANIGSAGWPACGEIDIMEYVGYQPNTVHATVHTSAGSGGDGSGSSKTLNTAEEEFHVYGVFWTEKEMVFYTDSPENVTHRYAPSNKTSDNWPFDKPQFFILNVAVGGNWGGAQGIDNSIFPQSMEVDYVRVYQEM
- the bglX gene encoding beta-glucosidase BglX, with protein sequence MKIRALTLIIGTWLATGCTTTLTDNPDPVEQKINSLLSEMTLDEKIGQMQQVNDGFFGDEEATKQAIRDGKVGSFLNTTGADRVAEFQRVALEESEHGIPLLFGRDVIHGYRTIFPIPLGMASSWEPELAEKAMRISAIEASSMGINWTFAPMMDVTWDPRWGRIAESCGEDPLLTSEFAAAMVRGFQGDLSDPTAVAACAKHFVGYGMSEAGRDYNTTYIPEPLLRNVHLRPFKAAADAGALTFMSAFNDLNGVPTSGNEFTLKQILRNEWNYKGMVVSDWGSIEEMINHGFAADKKQAAEIAAKAGVDMEMATTCYADNLKTLIKEGVITEDMIDTYVGNILRVKFKLGLFDKPYDNHVSTDTILAPSHLTVSREAARKSMVLLKNDNNTLPISKNIHSLAVVGPLADAARDQLGTWIFDGQGEDSTTPKQAFGEILGSRMNFVSGLEYSRDKSTKGFAEAVATAKRSDAILFFAGEESILSGEANARGIIDLPGVQTELITELRKTGKPLILVVMAGRPLGIGAEMEMADAVLYAWHPGTMAGPALADLIFGDYSPSGKLPVTFVKGAGQIPFYYYRKNTGRPATEDDVTYIDDIPRNSKQLSLGFKSMHIDYGVTPLLPFGFGLSYTEFEYENLKLSSNEMATNGSITVSADIKNIGNYETEEIVQLYVHDKVGSITRPIKELKGFEKINLKPGDVKTVSFELKAEDLQFFNGDDYVIEPGDFEVWIGPNSDEGLKGAFVLK